In Pedobacter sp. WC2423, the following are encoded in one genomic region:
- a CDS encoding DUF4377 domain-containing protein: MKTQLKNFSTRLILTLIFIAGLSSYSKAEDIRMVIKEERANCTGMGPQTCYLVKYTTSKDWEFFYGGIVGFTYKPGYRYTLLVSRTKRANVPADASSYSYKVKRILKRQKISRGTENTNTNTAEANFIFNHKWNLIQLNGITREESPAYLIFHREDQRFNGSAGCNSIFGSYEFSKGAITFKQIGSTMMACSEEKMKLENDFVNLLNDKTFRYDIADQTLNLYLGNKLVVMFGMSGLQTDTP, translated from the coding sequence ATGAAAACACAATTAAAAAACTTCAGCACCAGATTAATTCTGACCCTGATTTTCATAGCTGGCCTTTCCAGTTACAGCAAAGCGGAAGACATCCGGATGGTGATTAAAGAAGAGCGTGCAAACTGTACAGGTATGGGCCCCCAAACCTGTTACCTGGTCAAATATACAACCAGTAAAGACTGGGAATTTTTTTATGGTGGCATCGTAGGATTCACCTATAAGCCTGGTTACCGGTATACCCTTTTGGTTTCCCGTACCAAAAGAGCAAATGTTCCGGCAGATGCATCCAGCTACAGCTACAAAGTGAAAAGGATTTTAAAGCGTCAGAAAATATCCCGCGGTACCGAAAACACGAACACAAATACCGCTGAAGCAAACTTCATCTTTAACCATAAATGGAACTTAATCCAGCTGAACGGTATTACCCGGGAAGAATCTCCTGCTTATCTGATCTTTCACCGCGAAGACCAGCGTTTCAACGGTTCTGCCGGCTGTAACAGCATTTTTGGAAGTTATGAGTTCAGTAAAGGTGCCATTACTTTTAAACAGATCGGAAGTACCATGATGGCCTGTTCTGAAGAGAAAATGAAACTGGAAAATGATTTCGTAAACCTGCTGAACGATAAAACATTCAGGTATGACATTGCAGATCAGACCTTAAACCTTTATCTGGGCAATAAGCTGGTTGTGATGTTTGGAATGTCCGGCCTGCAAACCGATACGCCATAA
- a CDS encoding NAD-dependent epimerase/dehydratase family protein produces the protein MILVTGATGFLGAELIHQLTGQGHPLRALKREDSVIPAILSGNTLIEWVVADINDLSTLDDAFDNITKVYHCAAKVSFDPKDKAILLKVNIEGTSNVANLCVHHNARLLHVSSVAALGEAKKGMQITEKDFWEYDANVHSYAISKYEGEMEVWRSIAEGLEAVIVNPSVIIGRNAGYTGSGAIFKLVKDGLGYYTKGATGIVDVEDVAKSMILLMESEITGERFTISAENYHYKQFFSEIAKGMGVKAPSKEAKPWMLGVAWRAAKLASLFTGKAAALTSDAAKSSLNISLYSNDKIRNSTGITFKPLHQSIQEVCAGLKKL, from the coding sequence ATGATTTTAGTTACCGGTGCCACAGGATTTTTAGGAGCTGAACTCATTCACCAGCTTACCGGGCAGGGACACCCATTACGCGCCCTGAAAAGAGAAGACTCCGTAATCCCAGCGATACTATCCGGTAATACATTGATTGAATGGGTAGTAGCCGATATTAATGACTTGTCCACACTTGATGATGCTTTTGATAATATCACAAAAGTATACCACTGTGCAGCCAAAGTATCATTTGATCCTAAAGATAAAGCAATCCTGCTGAAAGTTAACATTGAAGGAACCAGTAATGTGGCTAATTTATGTGTGCACCATAACGCGAGGCTCCTTCATGTCAGTTCTGTTGCCGCGTTGGGCGAGGCTAAAAAAGGAATGCAGATTACCGAAAAAGACTTTTGGGAATACGATGCCAATGTCCATTCCTATGCCATCTCCAAATATGAAGGAGAAATGGAAGTGTGGCGCAGCATAGCTGAAGGCTTAGAAGCAGTTATTGTAAATCCATCGGTCATCATTGGCCGCAATGCCGGATATACGGGCAGTGGCGCAATTTTCAAACTCGTTAAAGATGGTTTAGGCTATTATACCAAAGGGGCAACAGGAATTGTAGACGTTGAAGATGTCGCAAAAAGCATGATTCTACTGATGGAAAGTGAGATCACAGGTGAAAGATTTACAATATCAGCAGAGAATTACCATTATAAGCAGTTTTTTTCAGAGATTGCCAAAGGAATGGGTGTTAAAGCCCCATCAAAAGAGGCTAAACCATGGATGCTTGGTGTTGCATGGCGGGCAGCAAAACTAGCTTCCTTATTTACGGGAAAAGCAGCCGCATTAACCAGCGATGCCGCAAAAAGCAGTTTAAATATAAGTTTATACAGTAACGATAAAATCAGGAATAGTACGGGTATCACCTTCAAGCCCCTGCATCAAAGCATTCAGGAAGTATGTGCAGGTTTAAAAAAACTTTAA
- a CDS encoding HAD-IB family phosphatase has translation MKQKNIYIIDFDSTFTQVEALDELARISLKKHPDKEAIFKKIEDLTNLAMEGKLSFGESLAQRVKLLEASEDHLKQLITRLKKKVSKSFSRNAEFFKKHADQVLIVSGGFKEFITPVVSQYHIKKENIYANTFVTTGDGKIIDYDHANPLSEEGGKVKLMQHLNLEGDLYGIGDGYSDFQLRESGMIKKFFAFTENISRESIVSRADHVTPSFDEFLYVNNLPRAISYPKNRILCLAIGDIPEESLALLKKDGLSVRHKTSFEDKYVKDVHMILLGKGEKMDPEKLKLALKLKTIGYLGSTTSKMDLQACTAMGIVVFEDPKNNPRNANFIPKRMLDFMNKGTTYLSVNFPNLQLPRIDASHRLIHVHHNVPGIMAQINTVFAKHNINIVGQFLMTNPLIGYAITDINAEYDQDLFKSLKKIEQTIKFRVLY, from the coding sequence ATGAAGCAAAAGAATATTTACATCATTGATTTCGACAGCACTTTCACACAGGTAGAGGCTCTGGATGAGCTTGCCCGCATTTCCCTCAAAAAGCATCCCGACAAGGAAGCCATCTTTAAGAAAATTGAAGACCTGACTAACCTGGCGATGGAAGGAAAACTATCATTTGGTGAAAGTCTGGCGCAAAGAGTAAAATTACTGGAAGCCTCAGAAGATCACCTGAAACAATTAATTACCCGCTTAAAGAAGAAAGTATCCAAATCTTTTTCCCGCAATGCGGAATTTTTTAAAAAACATGCTGACCAGGTATTGATTGTATCCGGCGGTTTTAAAGAGTTTATTACCCCGGTCGTGAGTCAGTATCACATTAAAAAAGAAAATATTTACGCCAATACGTTTGTGACTACAGGTGATGGTAAAATCATCGATTATGATCATGCAAACCCATTAAGTGAAGAAGGTGGTAAAGTAAAACTGATGCAGCACCTGAACCTTGAAGGCGATTTATACGGAATCGGCGATGGATATTCTGATTTCCAGCTTCGTGAAAGCGGAATGATCAAAAAATTCTTCGCCTTTACAGAGAATATTTCCAGAGAGAGCATTGTGAGCAGAGCTGATCATGTGACGCCTAGCTTCGACGAGTTTTTATACGTTAATAATCTGCCAAGGGCGATTTCCTATCCAAAAAACAGGATTTTATGTCTTGCAATCGGCGATATTCCAGAAGAAAGCCTTGCACTTTTAAAGAAAGACGGTCTTTCTGTCCGTCACAAAACGTCTTTTGAAGACAAATATGTGAAAGATGTCCATATGATCTTGCTGGGAAAAGGCGAGAAAATGGATCCGGAGAAATTAAAGCTTGCATTGAAGTTAAAAACGATTGGTTATCTTGGCAGCACAACCAGTAAAATGGATTTACAAGCTTGTACAGCAATGGGTATCGTGGTTTTTGAAGATCCAAAAAATAACCCGAGAAACGCCAACTTCATCCCTAAAAGGATGTTGGATTTCATGAATAAAGGGACTACTTACCTAAGTGTTAACTTCCCGAATTTACAGTTGCCGAGAATTGATGCTTCACACCGGCTCATTCACGTCCACCATAACGTTCCGGGAATTATGGCGCAGATCAATACTGTTTTTGCGAAACACAATATCAATATTGTAGGCCAGTTCCTGATGACCAATCCATTGATTGGCTATGCGATTACAGATATCAATGCAGAATATGATCAAGACCTTTTTAAGTCTTTAAAGAAAATTGAACAAACTATAAAATTCAGAGTACTTTATTAA
- a CDS encoding DUF3592 domain-containing protein, which produces MVYLLIVGLLLSGFGLFKVIDRKRFKKFGVKTSGVVSDLVLSGRSYYPIVSYETLDGVSVEEEYSLGSMPSAYRKGESVKVIYKEGDCKKFILDNKSSEYIEFGFMVAGLIMMFISCYYSYSRDGNWNF; this is translated from the coding sequence ATGGTATATTTATTAATTGTGGGTTTATTATTGTCAGGTTTTGGTCTTTTTAAAGTTATTGACCGGAAGCGCTTTAAGAAGTTTGGAGTTAAAACTTCGGGTGTTGTTTCTGATCTTGTATTGAGTGGGAGGAGTTATTATCCGATCGTGAGTTATGAAACATTGGATGGAGTTAGTGTAGAGGAGGAGTATTCATTAGGGTCAATGCCTTCAGCTTATAGAAAAGGAGAGTCTGTAAAAGTTATTTACAAAGAGGGAGATTGTAAGAAATTCATTCTTGACAATAAGTCTTCTGAATATATAGAGTTTGGTTTTATGGTGGCTGGATTGATTATGATGTTTATTTCCTGTTATTATTCTTATTCAAGGGATGGAAATTGGAACTTTTAA
- a CDS encoding formimidoylglutamase, with protein sequence MSLSDFFSPLTLEKFTPKQGFYTSQLGMKTSFYTEKFPELGDKTFDIAILGVKDDRAAVNNNGCSLGPDYFREQFYLLHEGAFESRIVDLGNIIAGATISDTYIALKMVVTELIRLDIVPVIIGGGQDLTYAQYMAYEALEQKVDLVVVDSRFDLDEDENEQGSMATRSDTYLNKIFMHQPNYLFNFSNIGYQTYLVNQDSLKVMNKLYFDVHRLGEFLTDVSSAEPVIRNANMMSFDFSCIRSSDSSANGNAGPNGFYGEQACKIAHYAGLNDKLTSVGFYEFNPAFDHGSQSAMLLGQMVWYFVDGFYNRKKDFPLNPKSQYLIYRASLNDGSGEMLFVKSKKSDRWWMQVPYPSGVSKNERFHLVPCRYEDYTMAVNGEVPDLWWRTYQKLL encoded by the coding sequence ATGTCCTTATCCGATTTTTTCTCCCCTTTAACTCTCGAAAAATTCACGCCTAAACAGGGCTTTTATACCAGTCAGCTGGGAATGAAGACTAGTTTTTACACGGAAAAATTTCCTGAGCTGGGTGATAAAACCTTTGATATTGCGATTCTGGGCGTAAAGGATGACCGTGCTGCGGTAAATAATAATGGTTGTTCTTTAGGGCCTGATTACTTCAGAGAGCAGTTTTATTTGCTGCATGAAGGTGCATTTGAAAGCAGAATTGTTGATTTGGGTAATATTATTGCCGGAGCGACAATTTCTGATACTTACATTGCGCTTAAGATGGTAGTAACCGAGCTGATCAGACTGGATATTGTTCCGGTTATTATTGGTGGTGGCCAGGATCTGACTTATGCACAATACATGGCTTATGAAGCGCTGGAGCAAAAAGTGGATCTGGTAGTGGTGGATAGCCGGTTTGATCTGGATGAAGATGAAAATGAGCAGGGAAGTATGGCAACCAGATCGGATACTTATCTGAATAAGATCTTTATGCATCAGCCTAATTACCTGTTTAATTTCAGTAACATCGGTTATCAGACTTACCTGGTTAATCAGGATAGTCTGAAGGTAATGAATAAACTGTATTTCGATGTTCACCGTTTGGGTGAGTTTTTAACAGATGTGAGTTCTGCTGAACCTGTCATCAGGAATGCAAACATGATGAGCTTTGATTTTTCTTGCATCCGTTCTTCGGATTCTTCTGCAAACGGGAATGCCGGCCCAAATGGTTTTTATGGGGAGCAGGCTTGTAAGATTGCCCATTATGCGGGATTAAATGATAAGTTAACCTCTGTCGGCTTTTATGAATTTAACCCCGCGTTTGATCATGGCAGCCAGTCAGCAATGTTGCTGGGCCAGATGGTTTGGTATTTTGTAGATGGTTTTTATAACCGTAAAAAAGATTTTCCATTAAATCCTAAGTCTCAATATTTAATTTATCGTGCAAGCCTGAACGATGGTTCGGGTGAAATGCTTTTTGTGAAAAGCAAGAAATCTGACCGCTGGTGGATGCAGGTTCCCTATCCTTCGGGAGTTTCTAAAAATGAGCGTTTCCATTTGGTGCCCTGCCGATATGAAGATTATACAATGGCTGTTAATGGAGAAGTGCCTGATTTATGGTGGCGTACTTATCAAAAGCTGCTTTAG
- a CDS encoding branched-chain amino acid aminotransferase — MIDTLTIKTTKAGHSRLAETDYTDLPFGKVFTDHMFVADYEDGEWKNFEILPYGPIPMSPAISALHYGQAIFEGLKAYKQADGGVSVFRADKNFARFNKSATRMAMANIPEEVFMQGIAALISMDKAWVPAEENYSLYLRPVMFATDPVLGVRPSSTYKFVILANPSAPYYSKPLKVKIETHYTRSAEGGVGAAKTAGNYSRAMLPTVEAQAEGFDQLIWTDAKEHKYLEESGAANLMFVINGKIVTPEVRETILDGVTRDTIILLAKSMGTEVEERRVLIQEVLENIENGSLTEAFAVGTAATVTQISEITYEGKTYQLTDPATRTVSTGIAKKLNDIRYGITADEFGWNWSV; from the coding sequence GTGATAGATACCTTAACTATAAAAACCACAAAAGCTGGTCATTCCAGACTGGCTGAAACAGATTATACTGACTTGCCTTTTGGAAAAGTTTTTACAGACCATATGTTTGTGGCTGATTACGAAGATGGCGAATGGAAAAATTTCGAAATCCTTCCTTATGGCCCTATTCCGATGAGCCCTGCTATTTCTGCTTTACATTATGGACAGGCAATTTTTGAAGGGCTGAAAGCTTATAAGCAGGCAGACGGCGGCGTAAGCGTATTCAGAGCTGATAAAAACTTTGCACGTTTCAATAAATCTGCTACCCGTATGGCGATGGCAAATATTCCTGAAGAAGTTTTCATGCAGGGTATCGCAGCGCTGATCAGCATGGATAAAGCATGGGTTCCTGCTGAAGAAAATTATTCTTTATACCTCAGACCAGTGATGTTTGCTACAGACCCTGTTTTAGGTGTAAGACCATCTTCAACTTACAAGTTTGTGATTTTGGCTAATCCAAGTGCTCCATATTACAGCAAACCTTTAAAAGTTAAAATTGAGACGCATTATACACGTTCTGCTGAGGGTGGTGTTGGTGCAGCAAAAACTGCCGGAAATTATTCAAGAGCAATGCTTCCGACTGTGGAAGCACAGGCTGAAGGTTTTGACCAGTTAATCTGGACGGATGCTAAAGAACATAAATATTTAGAAGAATCTGGTGCAGCCAACCTGATGTTTGTGATCAATGGTAAAATTGTAACGCCAGAAGTTCGTGAAACGATTCTGGATGGTGTAACCAGAGATACGATTATCCTGCTGGCAAAAAGCATGGGTACTGAAGTAGAAGAAAGAAGAGTACTGATCCAGGAAGTGCTGGAAAATATCGAAAACGGAAGCTTAACAGAAGCTTTTGCTGTAGGTACTGCTGCAACGGTTACACAAATCAGCGAGATTACTTATGAAGGTAAAACTTACCAGTTAACAGATCCTGCCACACGTACTGTTTCTACTGGAATTGCTAAAAAATTAAACGATATCCGTTATGGAATTACAGCTGATGAGTTCGGCTGGAACTGGTCGGTTTAA
- the purD gene encoding phosphoribosylamine--glycine ligase, which translates to MNILLLGSGGRESAFAWKMSQSEQCSKLFIAPGNGGTAAYGKNVNLNPNDFAAIRTFVLTEKIELVVVGPEEPLVNGIHDFFLADDKLAGIPVIGPKKEGAILEGSKDFSKEFMARHNIPHPGSKSFTKETLAAGLAYLETHSLPVVLKADGLAAGKGVLICETAADAQAELTLMLSEGKFGNAGAIVVIEEFLTGIELSVFVLTDGDNYVILPEAKDYKRIGQGDTGLNTGGMGSVSPVPFADEKFLKEVENSIIIPTINGLKKDKIDYTGFIFFGLFKVGDQPMIIEYNCRMGDPETQSVIPRIENDLVELFIAASKKQLKDVQLKISPKSAATVVIVAGGYPGDYEKGKVMTGIDNIRKSLAFHAGTIAEGGVIKSNGGRVLAVTSLQDNMFESLQSATADAARIYFDGKYFREDIGFDLM; encoded by the coding sequence ATGAATATCTTATTATTAGGTTCTGGTGGAAGAGAAAGCGCTTTCGCCTGGAAAATGAGCCAATCTGAGCAATGCTCCAAACTATTTATCGCACCAGGTAATGGTGGAACAGCAGCATATGGTAAAAATGTAAACCTGAATCCGAATGATTTTGCGGCAATCAGAACATTCGTGTTAACAGAAAAGATTGAACTTGTTGTGGTAGGCCCTGAAGAACCTCTGGTAAACGGTATTCATGATTTTTTCCTGGCGGATGATAAACTTGCAGGCATCCCGGTTATCGGCCCTAAAAAAGAAGGTGCTATACTGGAAGGCAGCAAGGATTTCTCTAAAGAATTTATGGCACGCCACAACATTCCTCACCCTGGTTCTAAATCGTTCACCAAAGAGACTTTGGCAGCAGGATTAGCTTACCTGGAAACCCACAGCTTACCGGTTGTTTTAAAAGCAGATGGTTTAGCAGCCGGAAAAGGTGTATTGATTTGTGAAACCGCAGCAGATGCACAAGCTGAACTAACCCTGATGTTAAGTGAAGGCAAGTTTGGAAATGCAGGTGCAATCGTGGTGATCGAAGAATTCTTAACAGGAATTGAATTGTCAGTATTTGTATTGACTGACGGTGATAATTACGTGATTTTACCAGAAGCGAAAGATTACAAACGTATTGGTCAGGGTGATACCGGATTAAACACAGGTGGTATGGGCTCCGTTTCTCCGGTTCCTTTTGCAGATGAAAAATTCTTAAAGGAAGTTGAAAACAGCATTATCATTCCTACAATTAACGGCTTAAAGAAAGATAAAATAGATTATACAGGTTTCATTTTCTTTGGACTATTCAAGGTTGGTGATCAACCAATGATTATTGAATATAACTGCAGAATGGGTGATCCTGAAACTCAAAGTGTAATCCCAAGAATCGAGAATGATCTGGTAGAACTTTTCATCGCAGCATCGAAAAAGCAGTTAAAAGATGTTCAACTGAAGATCAGTCCGAAAAGCGCAGCTACGGTTGTAATTGTAGCAGGTGGTTATCCTGGAGATTATGAAAAAGGCAAAGTAATGACCGGAATTGATAACATCCGTAAATCATTAGCTTTCCACGCAGGAACAATTGCAGAAGGTGGCGTGATTAAAAGTAACGGCGGACGCGTATTAGCGGTAACAAGCTTACAGGATAACATGTTTGAATCATTACAATCAGCAACTGCTGACGCAGCAAGGATATATTTTGACGGAAAATACTTCAGAGAAGATATAGGTTTTGATTTGATGTAA
- a CDS encoding tryptophan 2,3-dioxygenase family protein — translation MELTPEIKSKLDKLQEKYEAMGQDMAAYLDGLLYADFLTYWDYIHLDTLLSLQSPKTPFPDEEIFIMYHQITELYFKLCLHECKQIAEHPALTIEFFTARVKRINAYFNALTSSFEVMVDGMEKEQFLKFRMSLLPASGFQSAQYRMIEICATDFTRLVDKSKREELANASLEEKFENIYWKFGATELSSGKQTLTLKQFITKYAAQFLQLVKDREFNNFSALYTRFEKEGLDVTLLAEELRKLDLFVNVEWPLSHYKSAVRYLERDPVDIAATGGTNWQKYLPPRFQKRIFYPSLWTEEQLEEWGKAWVLNVLKSIKK, via the coding sequence ATGGAACTTACACCAGAAATAAAAAGCAAGCTGGACAAATTACAGGAAAAGTATGAAGCTATGGGCCAGGATATGGCCGCCTATCTGGATGGGCTGCTTTATGCCGATTTCTTAACTTACTGGGATTACATCCACCTTGACACCTTATTGAGCCTGCAAAGTCCGAAAACACCTTTTCCGGACGAAGAGATTTTCATTATGTACCATCAGATTACAGAGCTTTATTTTAAGCTTTGCCTGCATGAGTGTAAACAAATTGCGGAACATCCTGCGCTGACAATTGAGTTTTTTACGGCGCGTGTCAAACGTATCAATGCCTATTTCAATGCGCTGACCAGCTCTTTCGAGGTGATGGTAGACGGTATGGAAAAGGAACAATTCCTTAAATTCAGAATGTCTCTGTTACCAGCCAGCGGTTTCCAATCTGCACAATACAGAATGATCGAAATTTGTGCAACTGATTTTACAAGATTAGTAGATAAGAGCAAAAGAGAAGAGCTTGCCAATGCCAGTTTAGAAGAGAAATTTGAAAACATCTACTGGAAATTCGGGGCTACTGAATTGTCGAGCGGAAAACAGACCTTAACTTTAAAACAGTTTATTACTAAATATGCTGCGCAGTTTTTGCAATTGGTTAAAGACAGGGAGTTCAATAATTTCTCTGCTTTGTATACCCGTTTTGAAAAGGAAGGTCTGGATGTGACCCTGTTAGCTGAAGAATTAAGAAAGCTGGATCTGTTTGTGAATGTAGAATGGCCGTTGTCACATTACAAGTCGGCGGTCAGGTATCTGGAGCGGGATCCGGTAGACATCGCTGCTACAGGAGGAACCAACTGGCAGAAATATCTGCCTCCGCGTTTCCAGAAAAGAATCTTTTATCCGTCTTTATGGACAGAAGAACAATTGGAAGAATGGGGTAAGGCCTGGGTGCTGAATGTACTGAAAAGTATCAAAAAATAA